The Panicum virgatum strain AP13 chromosome 5K, P.virgatum_v5, whole genome shotgun sequence genome has a window encoding:
- the LOC120706729 gene encoding pectinesterase-like, protein MAADIRATTMPSAILLALSLSLLVVAARSDTAAAAAAPVTPSTACNGTTDPSFCRTVLPSNGTSNLYTYGRFSVARSLANANRFLGLVNRYLARGGLSPGAVAALQDCQLLSGLNIDFLSAAGATLNTSANSTLLDPQAEDVQTLLSAILTNQQTCADGLQAAAAAAWSVRDGLAVPMANSTKFYSVALSLFTRAWVPATKRSSRGSSAANKPPHHGHGRGLFDATDDEMVRRMALEGAAAAVPVVGEVTVDQSGAGNYTTVGDAVAAAPSNLAGSGGYFVIRVAPGVYEENVVVPKNKKYVMMIGDGIGQSIITGNRSVVDGWTTFNSATFAVLGTGFVAVNMTFRNTAGPAKHQAVALRSGADLSTFYRCSFEAYQDTLYTHSLRQFYRACEIYGTVDYVFGNAAVVFQGCSLYSRLPMRGQSNTVTAQGRNDPNQNTGTTLQGCVVAAAPDLAANAAFPVATYLGRPWKLYSRTVIMQSEVDAAVDPAGWMPWVGDFALATLFYAEYNNTGPGADTSRRVAWPGFHVLGSAADAGNFTVGNMVLGDFWLPQTGVPFTSGLN, encoded by the exons ATGGCGGCGGACATTCGCGCCACCACCATGCCCTCCGCCATCCTACTTGCGCTCTCGCTGTCCCTGCTCGTCGTCGCGGCCCGCtccgacacggcggcggcggcggccgcgccggtgACGCCCTCGACGGCGTGCAACGGGACGACGGACCCCAGCTTCTGCCGGACCGTGCTCCCGTCCAACGGCACCAGCAACCTCTACACCTACGGCCGCTTCTCCGTGGCCAGGTCCCTCGCCAACGCCAACCGGTTCCTCGGCCTCGTCAACCGCTACCTCGCCCGCGGCGGCCTCTCtcccggcgccgtcgccgcgctgcaGGACTGCCAGCTCCTCTCCGGCCTCAACATCGACttcctctccgccgccggcgccacgctCAACACCTCCGCCAACAGCACGCTCCTCGACCCGCAGGCCGAGGACGTGCAGACGCTGCTGTCGGCGATCCTGACCAACCAGCAGACGTGCGCCGACggcctccaggccgccgccgccgccgcgtggtcCGTGCGCGACGGGCTCGCCGTGCCCATGGCCAACAGCACCAAGTTCTACAGCGTCGCGCTCTCGCTCTTCACCAGGGCGTGGGTGCCGGCCACCAAGAGGTCATCGAGGGGGTCGTCGGCGGCCAACAAGCCGCCGCACCACGGGCACGGGAGGGGGCTGTTCGACGCCACCGACGACGAGATGGTCCGCAGGATGGCGctcgagggcgccgccgccgcggtgccggTGGTCGGCGAGGTGACCGTGGACCAGAGCGGCGCCGGGAACTACACGACCGTCGgcgacgccgtggccgcggcgccgAGCAACCTCGCCGGGAGCGGCGGGTACTTCGTGATACGCGTCGCCCCGGGCGTGTACGAGGAGAATGTGGTGGTGCCCAAGAACAAGAAGTACGTCATGATGATCGGCGACGGCATCGGACAGTCGATCATCACCGGCAACCGGAGCGTCGTCGACGGCTGGACGACCTTCAACTCTGCAACGTTCG CTGTTCTCGGGACAGGGTTCGTGGCGGTGAACATGACGTTCCGGAACACGGCGGGGCCGGCGAAGCACCAGGCGGTGGCGCTCCGGTCCGGCGCGGACCTGTCGACGTTCTACCGGTGCAGCTTCGAGGCGTACCAGGACACGCTGTACACGCACTCCCTCCGGCAGTTCTACCGCGCCTGCGAAATCTACGGCACCGTGGACTACGTGTTCGGCAACGCCGCCGTCGTGTTCCAGGGCTGCAGCCTCTACTCGCGGCTGCCGATGCGGGGGCAGAGCAACACCGTCACGGCGCAGGGGCGCAACGACCCGAACCAGAACACGGGCACCACGCTGCAGGGCTgcgtcgtggcggcggcgcccgacctGGCGGCCAACGCCGCGTTCCCCGTGGCCACCTACCTCGGCCGGCCGTGGAAGCTCTACTCCCGGACGGTGATCATGCAGTCGGAGGTGGACGCGGCGGTGGACCCCGCCGGGTGGATGCCGTGGGTCGGCGACTTCGCGCTGGCCACTCTGTTCTACGCCGAGTACAACAACACCGGGCCCGGGGCGGACACGAGCAGGCGGGTGGCGTGGCCGGGGTTCCACGTGCTCGgcagcgccgccgacgccggcaaCTTCACCGTCGGGAACATGGTGCTCGGGGACTTCTGGCTGCCCCAGACCGGCGTGCCGTTCACGAGCGGGCTCAACTGA